CGCTCGCGTCACCCTAAAGGATATCGCCCGCGAAACCGGGCTCTCGGTCAGTTCAGTCTCGCTCGCCTTGCGCGGGGACACCCGCTTTCCGGCCGATACGATCGCCCGTATCCGTAACGCCGCCACGTCGCTCGGATATGTCTACAATCAGGCAGCGGCCGATCTTCGCATGTCACGCACCAACCAGGTCGCCGTCTGTCTCGGCGATCTTACCAACCCTATCTTCAACGACATGCTCCTTGAGGCCGAGACCGAAATTGAGAGCCGCGGCAAGCGCCTGCTTCTTGGCATCACCCGTGAGAATCGCGCGCGTCAAGCCGACTTCCTTCACCAAGCGCTTCAGGTCGGCTGCGAGGCGCTGCTACTCTGCCCAGCCTACGGCACCACCTGCACAGATCTGGACGCGATCCTGCGCGTCGGCGACACTCTCGCCATCTCGACCGTCCTGTTCTTTCGCTCGGTAGAGGGCTTCGATGCCCCACAGATCGTCATGGATGAGGTCCGCAGCGGTCGCCTTTCCGCGCGTGCAGCCATTGATGCCGGCCACCGCAACCTTCACTGGATCGGCGGTGGCCGGCAAACGAGCGCCGCGTTCCAACGTCAATCGGGCGCAGTGGCCGAGATCATCGAGGCCGGTCTCGCGCCTCCAGGCCTCCATCCCGGCCCCACCTCACGCGCCTACGGCTTCGCCAAGGCCACCGAACTCCTTGCCACACACAGAGGAGAGATCGCATTTCTATGCTTCTCCGACCTTATCGCGATGGGCGTGCTAGCAGCCTGCCACGCCGCTGGGCGGCGCGTTGGCCATGATGTTTCAGTCGTCGGTTGCGACGACATGGACGAGGTCAAATACGCCATCCCTCCCCTCACGACAATCCGGATCGACCTCAAGCACATCGTCGCCACCGCCATGCAGGCTGCCACCACACCCGACTTCCCGCGCCCCGAAGCCTTCGAACCCGTTCTAATTCAGCGCGAAAGCCTGTGCAGTCTCTGAGCAACAATTATGTCTCAAACAGTTTCAGGTTGCCCGTACCGCCATGATCAAGGCGCGTACGTGGCTGAAGAACCGGCTCGACACCCGGACGCTCTGTCTGCTCAGACGTCAGGCGAAAGCGCAAATGGCGCTACTCGACAGGCAGCTTAAAGCCATCGACGCCGAGATCGCCGACAGGCTGTCACGAGATCAGGCCCGCGCACTGGAAATCCTCCAATCCATTCCAGGTCTCCGGTCCTTTGTGGCGGCCACCATCCTCATCGAGTGTCCGCAGATCGGGACCATGGACCGCAAACAAATCGCCAGTCTCGCTGGGCTCGTCCTCATGACACGCCAATCGGGCCAATGGCGCGGCAAGGCCTTCATTCAGGGCGGACGCAAATTCCTGCGCGACGCGCTCTACATGCCCGCACTCGTCGCAATCCGGTTCAATCCAGACATGAAGCAGAAATACGATGCGATGCGCCAAGCCGGGAAGCCAGCCAAAGTCGCAATAATTGCTTTACTGAGGAAGCTCATCGAACGCGCAAACACCCTCATCAAGCAGGACGGAAAATAGAAGCCAAAACACGCTTGATCAAAACGGATACTCTAGGACATTCCTCTGGTATTAAACAAGCTATGCTCGGGTGCGGTCCTCGGGGTGACTGGGCTGTTTTCGCGATTGACCTTATGCGCTGCGGCAAGCTCTTTGCGAGTCTAGAAGAACGACAAAACCCGCCGCTGTTGCGACGGGTTTGTTTGTCTTGTTGGTTGCGGGGGCAGGATTTGAACCTGCGGCCTTCAGGTTATGAGCCTGACGAGCTACCGGGCTGCTCCACCCCGCGTTATGTTTGCGGCAACAAAAAAGCCGCCTTTTGCGGCGGCTTGTTATCGGCAGTCGCCGTATTGTTGTGAGAAGATATTCTTTGCTCAGCGCGACCGCGCGTCGCCGATTGTTCGGCGCGCCGTGTGCAGCGTGGCCGAAGGCCACGATAGCGTGAACACATAAACAATGTTGCATTTGGCAGACCTGGCAGCGACTTACTCTCCCGTGCCTTAAGACAAAGTACCATCAGCGCTGGGGCATTTCACGGCCGTGTTCGGAATGGGAACGGGTGTTAAGGACCCCGCCATAGCCACCAGGTCGGCCAAATGCAGCATGTTTTCGAGAAGCTGGAAGGGTTTGTTTTGTCCTCACGCTGTCGCGGCTTGCGCCGCTTCGCTCCGGACGGGGCGGCGCATGAGCGCCGGCGGCCGGTCGGCCTTGCGAAGCCTTTGGCTTCGGCCTTCCCCCGCGATGCAGGAGCAAGGATACAAGGACGTGAGGTCTGTTGTTGTATTGGCGCTTCGTCAGTCAGCAGTCGCAATGCCTGTCGAGGGACGACCCTCAGCAGCTTGCCTGCGTCGCGAAGCGGCCCGTCGGAGCGCAGCGGCGAAGCCGCGACAGCGTCAGGACAAAAAGATCGTGTTCATCGCGTTGCGATGAACATGAACAATGAGAACGATCAAGCCGATCGAGCGATTAGTACCGGTAAGCTTCACACATTGCTGCGCTTCCACACCCGGCCTATCAACGTTGTCGTCTACAACGGCTCTGATAGGGAACACTCGTTTTCAGGTTGGTTTCCCGCTTAGATGCCTTCAGCGGTTATCCATTCCGTATATAGCTACCCTGCTATGCGGCTGGCGCCACAACAGGTCCACCAGAGATACGTCCATCCCGGTCCTCTCGTACTAGGGACAGATCCTGTCAATATTCCTACACCCACGGCAGATAGGGACCGAACTGTCTCACGACGTTCTGAACCCAGCTCACGTACCGCTTTAATTGGCGAACAGCCAAACCCTTGGGACCTGCTCCAGCCCCAGGATGCGATGAGCCGACATCGAGGTGCCAAACAACCCCGTCGATATGGACTCTTGGGGGTCATCAGCCTGTTATCCCCGGCGTACCTTTTATCCGTTGAGCGATGGCCCTTCCACGCGGGACCACCGGATCACTATGACCGACTTTCGTCTCTGCTCGACTTGTCAGTCTCGCAGTCAGGCGGGCTTATGCCATTGCACTCGACGACCGATTTCCGACCGGTCTGAGCCCACCATCGCGCGCCTCCGTTACTCTTTAGGAGGCGACCGCCCCAGTCAAACTACCCACCATACACTGTCCCGGATCCGGATCACGGATCGCGGTTAGACATCCACGAAGATAAGGGTGGTATTTCAAGGATGGCTCCACAAGAACTGGCGTCCCTGCTTCAAAGCCTACCACCTATCCTACACATGCCTTGGCGAATGCCAGTGTAAAGCTATAGTAAAGGTGCACGGGGTCTTTCCGTCTGACCGCAGGAACCCCGCATCTTCACGGGGAATTCAATTTCACTGAGTCTGCGTTGGAGACAGCGGGGAAGTCGTTACGCCATTCGTGCAGGTCGGAACTTACCCGACAAGGAATTTCGCTACCTTAGGACCGTTATAGTTACGGCCGCCGTTTACTGGGGCTTCGATTCAATGCTTGCACATCTCCTCTTAACCTTCCAGCACCGGGCAGGCGTCAGACCCTATACGTCGTCTTAAAGACTTCGCAGAGCCCTGTGTTTTTGATAAACAGTCGCTACCCCCTGGTCTGTGCCACCCTCCGATACTTGCGTATCAAAGGGTCACGCTTCTTCCGAAGTTACGCGTGCAATTTGCCGAGTTCCTTCAACGCAGTTCTCTCAAGCGCCTTGGTATACTCTACCTGACCACCTGTGTCGGTTTCGGGTACGGTCTCACGACGGGGCTATTTCCTGGAACCGCTCCACCGCACACTCAATCCAATAAGAATGTACGATTTGTGCAATCCGTCACCACCGCCTGGCCCACGAATATTAACGTGGTTCCCATCGACTACGCGTTTCCGCCTCGTCTTAGGGGCCGGCTAACCCTGCTCAGATTAACTTTAAGCAGGAACCCTTGGTCTTTCGGCGAGAGGGTCTCTCACCCTCTTTATCGTTACTCATGTCAACATTCGCACTTCCGATACCTCCAGGAGCCCTCACGGGTCTCCCTTCATCAGCCTACGGAACGCTCCGCTACCACGTGGATAAATCCACATCCTCAGCTTCGGTGCATGGCTTGAGCCCCGGTACATTTTCGGCGCAAAGACCCTTATTTAGACCAGTGAGCTGTTACGCTTTCTTTAAATGATGGCTGCTTCTAAGCCAACATCCTGGTTGTTTTGGGATCCTCACATCCTTTCCCACTTAGCCATGACTTGGGGACCTTAGCTGGAGGTCAGGGTTGTTGCCCTTTTCACGACGGACGTTAGCACCCGCCGTGTGTCTGCTGAACAGTACTCCTCGGTATTCGCAGTTTGGTTAGGATCAGTAAGACGGTGAGTCCCCATAGCCCATCCAGTGCTCTACCCCCGAGGGTATTCATTCAACGCTCTACCTAAATAGATTTCGCGGAGAACCAGCTATCTCCGAGTTTGATTGGCCTTTCACCCCTAGCCACAAGTCATCCCAATCTATTGCAACAGATGCGGGTTCGGTCCTCCAGTTGGTGTTACCCAACCTTCAACCTGCTCATGGCTAGATCACTCGGTTTCGGGTCTAATGCATCTAACTCAATCGCCCTATTAAGACTCGCTTTCGCTGCGCCTCCACCTACCGGCTTAAGCTTGCTAGATACACTAAGTCGTTGACCCATTATACAAAAGGTACGCCGTCACCCGCTCATCAAATGCTTCGCATTTGTTCGCCGTATCTTCTGTCCTCACGCTGTCGCGATCCTAGATCGCTTCGCTCCGGACGGGGCGGCCAATAATGGCCGACGCGCGGTCGCGCTACAACGACGCCAATTGGCGCCCGTAGGCCGACCGGCCGTCGCCGCTTATGCGGCGCGCCGTCGCAGCCCCAGCAGGTCGAAGACCTGCGGTACGGGGCGCGAGACATAAAAAACGTTCTCAAATTCGAAGAATTTGAAGAACGGGCTCCGACTGTTTGTAGGCATCCGGTTTCAGGTTCTCTTTCACTCCCCTTGTCGGGGTGCTTTTCACCTTTCCCTCACGGTACTGGTTCGCTATCGGTTATGCACGAGTACTTAGGCTTGGAGCGTGGTCGCCCCATGTTCGAACAGGATTTCACGTGTCCCGCCCTACTCAAGGACAATGACTGTTCTACGCATACGGGGCTATCACCCATCTCGCCAGGCTTCCCAACCTGTTCTGCTTCATTCATCATTGCCACTGGCCTCATCCGCGTTCGCTCGCCACTACTTGCGGAGTCTCGATTGATGTCCTTTCCTACGGGTACTTAGATGTTTCAGTTCCCCGCGTTCGCTTCTTAACCCTATGTATTCAGATTAAGATACCTTTTAGCGATATCTAGAAACCATTCCGGTTGCCTATCGGCAACCCGACTGATCTGTTTTGTCCTCACGCTGTCGCGATCTTCGATCGCTTCGCTCCGGACGGGGCGGCCAAAAATGGCCGACGCGCAGTCGCGCTTGCCTCAGGAGCGTGGCTCCTTCGGATTTCATTTCCCAAACCAACGTGGAAAAAGAATTCGGTGCTAAGCACCGCAAGGCCGACCGGCCGTCGCCGCTGATGCGGCGCGCCATCGCAGCCCCAGCAGGTCGAAGACCTGCGGTACGGGGCGTGAGATCAAATAATTCCAGACAAATCATTCCAACCGGAATGATTTTCTAGATATCTAAGGTGGGTTTCCCCATTCGGATATCCATGGATCAAAGCTTATTCGCAGCTCCCCACGGCTTTTCGCAGCGTATCACGTCCTTCATCGCCTGTGCATACCAAGGCATCCACCAAATGCCCTTAAGACACTTGATCGTTCTCATTGCTGATGTTCATCTCTTTCTTGTCCTCACGCTGCCGCAGCTTGCGCTGCTTCGCTCCGGACGGGGCGGC
This window of the Martelella lutilitoris genome carries:
- a CDS encoding transposase, which gives rise to MIKARTWLKNRLDTRTLCLLRRQAKAQMALLDRQLKAIDAEIADRLSRDQARALEILQSIPGLRSFVAATILIECPQIGTMDRKQIASLAGLVLMTRQSGQWRGKAFIQGGRKFLRDALYMPALVAIRFNPDMKQKYDAMRQAGKPAKVAIIALLRKLIERANTLIKQDGK
- a CDS encoding LacI family DNA-binding transcriptional regulator; this translates as MRARVTLKDIARETGLSVSSVSLALRGDTRFPADTIARIRNAATSLGYVYNQAAADLRMSRTNQVAVCLGDLTNPIFNDMLLEAETEIESRGKRLLLGITRENRARQADFLHQALQVGCEALLLCPAYGTTCTDLDAILRVGDTLAISTVLFFRSVEGFDAPQIVMDEVRSGRLSARAAIDAGHRNLHWIGGGRQTSAAFQRQSGAVAEIIEAGLAPPGLHPGPTSRAYGFAKATELLATHRGEIAFLCFSDLIAMGVLAACHAAGRRVGHDVSVVGCDDMDEVKYAIPPLTTIRIDLKHIVATAMQAATTPDFPRPEAFEPVLIQRESLCSL